The following are encoded together in the Paludisphaera mucosa genome:
- a CDS encoding DUF4214 domain-containing protein yields the protein MLFKPACESLEGRQLLNGTPSSLQIGTVQDTLTYGTTLGFATNPTTVLDADGQAVPGVFRFADATNDVTETVLDVGHYDLTVTFTPVDAADYESVVTTASIDVVQAHLQIRALDATRVYGQADPDLTSAIFIAQGSGWVEADPPWTADGAAATTSSAGVYAIHPTEITEPAFLRNYDIDYVDGRLTITRAIPALAWSNPADIVQGAPLGAKQLDATASVPGVFTYTPAAGTVLNAGAGQALTVAFTPSDPSNFIAVGTSVRINVAAAPPASAREAYDRTFIITIYREMLGRSPEPADLTYWVARLSSGISTYATAQAIWGSAERRLLVQQHRAPAVGFSAALNASLQAAKAAAGVVPAQPTPRRRDVGFVTTLYRAMLGREPEPAGLAYWVDRLLAGASAYRVAQGIWNSPERRLLVRLHQAPAVGYSAALNDALRAARRAGIA from the coding sequence ATGTTGTTCAAGCCGGCTTGCGAATCCCTCGAAGGGCGGCAGCTCCTGAATGGGACCCCGTCGTCGCTGCAGATCGGCACGGTCCAGGACACCCTGACCTACGGCACGACGCTGGGTTTCGCGACCAACCCGACGACGGTCCTGGACGCCGACGGCCAAGCCGTCCCGGGCGTCTTCCGGTTCGCCGACGCAACGAACGACGTCACCGAGACCGTGCTCGACGTCGGCCACTACGATCTGACGGTCACCTTCACCCCGGTTGACGCGGCCGACTACGAGAGCGTCGTCACGACGGCGTCCATCGACGTCGTCCAGGCACATCTGCAGATCCGGGCCCTCGACGCGACCCGGGTCTACGGCCAGGCCGACCCCGACCTGACCAGCGCGATCTTCATCGCCCAGGGCTCCGGCTGGGTGGAAGCCGACCCGCCCTGGACCGCCGACGGCGCCGCCGCCACGACCAGTTCCGCGGGCGTCTACGCCATCCATCCGACGGAAATCACCGAGCCTGCGTTCCTGCGCAACTACGACATCGACTACGTCGACGGCAGGCTGACGATCACCAGGGCGATCCCGGCCCTCGCCTGGTCCAACCCCGCCGACATCGTCCAGGGGGCCCCCCTCGGCGCGAAGCAGCTCGACGCGACCGCGTCCGTCCCGGGCGTCTTCACCTACACCCCGGCCGCGGGCACGGTCCTGAACGCCGGCGCGGGCCAGGCGCTCACGGTCGCCTTCACCCCGTCCGACCCGTCGAATTTCATCGCGGTCGGGACGTCGGTCCGGATCAACGTCGCGGCGGCGCCCCCCGCCTCGGCCCGCGAGGCCTACGACAGGACGTTCATCATCACCATCTACCGCGAGATGCTCGGCCGCAGCCCGGAGCCGGCCGACCTGACCTACTGGGTCGCTCGCCTGTCGTCCGGCATCTCGACATACGCGACGGCCCAGGCGATCTGGGGCTCGGCCGAGCGCCGGCTGCTGGTGCAGCAGCACCGGGCGCCGGCGGTCGGCTTCTCCGCCGCGCTGAACGCTTCGCTCCAGGCGGCCAAGGCCGCGGCGGGCGTCGTCCCCGCCCAGCCGACGCCCCGCCGGCGGGACGTCGGCTTCGTGACCACCCTCTACCGCGCGATGCTCGGTCGCGAGCCGGAGCCCGCCGGCCTGGCCTACTGGGTCGATCGTCTCCTGGCCGGCGCCTCGGCGTACCGGGTGGCCCAGGGGATCTGGAACTCGCCCGAGCGACGGCTCCTGGTTCGTCTGCACCAGGCGCCCGCGGTCGGCTACTCCGCGGCGCTGAACGATGCGCTCCGGGCGGCCCGGCGCGCGGGCATCGCCTGA
- a CDS encoding sugar porter family MFS transporter, translating to MDVSFDRSTPVDPGAAGVRSLSGLLLFSTFVASLGGLLFGFDVAIMSGTTDALTRVFGLTGLTLGFTIASAPLGTVLGSLVAGKPADVWGRRPMLAVLAVAYLVSALGCALAWDWWSLLAFRILGGVAVGAASVIAPLYIAEIAPARYRGRLVATVQFNIVLGILLAYLSNYVIDRMGLGENDWRWMLGVQVFPSALFFALAFLIPESPRWLVAKGRIDEARRVLTAIGADEAVEVELADIQESLRDSGVKDDDALFQRAYRKPILLAVAVAAFNQLSGINAVMYYAPTVIEMAGAGKKAALLGAVAIGAVNLVFTMLAMTIIDRFGRRALMLVGSIGYILSLSVIAGAFYAYGSSFSGYGAWIVLGGLLVFIASHAFGQGAVIWVYISEVFPNRVRAKGQALGCVTHWVGALAITQTFPMIAEKSGGHAFAFYAAMMVLQLLWVLFVMPETKGVPLEELQKKLGLS from the coding sequence GTGGACGTCTCTTTCGATCGCTCGACGCCCGTCGACCCGGGCGCGGCCGGGGTCCGGTCGCTCTCGGGGCTCTTGCTCTTCAGCACGTTCGTCGCCAGCCTCGGGGGCCTGCTGTTCGGGTTCGACGTGGCCATCATGTCGGGGACGACCGACGCCCTGACGCGGGTCTTCGGCCTGACCGGCCTGACGCTCGGCTTCACGATCGCCAGCGCCCCGCTGGGCACGGTGCTGGGGTCGCTGGTGGCGGGCAAGCCGGCCGACGTCTGGGGCCGCCGGCCCATGCTGGCCGTGCTGGCGGTCGCCTACCTCGTCTCGGCCCTGGGCTGCGCGCTGGCGTGGGACTGGTGGTCGCTCCTGGCGTTCCGCATCCTGGGCGGCGTGGCGGTCGGCGCGGCGTCGGTGATCGCCCCCCTGTACATCGCCGAGATCGCCCCGGCGCGGTATCGAGGCCGGCTGGTGGCGACCGTGCAGTTCAACATCGTGCTCGGGATCCTGCTCGCCTACCTGTCGAACTACGTCATCGACCGGATGGGCCTGGGCGAGAACGACTGGCGCTGGATGCTCGGCGTGCAGGTCTTCCCCTCGGCCTTGTTCTTCGCGCTGGCCTTCCTGATCCCCGAGAGCCCGCGCTGGCTGGTCGCCAAGGGGCGGATCGACGAGGCCCGCCGGGTGCTGACGGCGATCGGCGCCGACGAGGCGGTCGAGGTCGAGCTGGCCGACATCCAGGAGTCGCTCCGGGACTCGGGCGTCAAGGACGACGACGCCCTCTTCCAGCGGGCCTACCGCAAGCCGATCCTGCTGGCCGTGGCGGTCGCGGCGTTCAACCAGCTCTCGGGGATCAACGCGGTGATGTACTACGCCCCGACGGTCATCGAGATGGCCGGCGCCGGGAAGAAGGCCGCCCTGCTGGGGGCGGTGGCGATCGGCGCCGTGAACCTGGTCTTCACGATGCTGGCGATGACGATCATCGACCGCTTCGGCCGCCGAGCGCTGATGCTCGTCGGCTCGATCGGCTACATCCTCAGCCTGAGCGTCATCGCCGGGGCGTTCTACGCCTACGGGTCGAGCTTCTCGGGCTACGGGGCCTGGATCGTGCTGGGCGGCCTGCTGGTCTTCATCGCGTCGCACGCGTTCGGCCAGGGGGCGGTGATCTGGGTCTACATCAGCGAGGTCTTCCCCAACCGCGTCCGGGCCAAGGGCCAGGCGCTGGGGTGCGTCACCCACTGGGTCGGGGCCCTGGCCATCACCCAGACCTTCCCCATGATCGCCGAGAAATCCGGCGGACACGCGTTCGCCTTCTACGCGGCGATGATGGTCCTCCAGCTCCTCTGGGTCCTCTTCGTCATGCCCGAGACCAAGGGCGTGCCGCTCGAGGAACTGCAGAAGAAGCTGGGCCTTTCGTAA
- a CDS encoding alpha-N-arabinofuranosidase, which yields MIDRRGFLGAAGALGLGAAGLAGASRAAAAGATVDVLLDEPIGRIRPEIYSHFTEHIGGVIYDGIWVGPDSKVENVGGIRKKLVDHMHRLGKVVIRWPGGCFADSYHWRDGIGPAEKRPRRFGRWKEVTEPNSFGTREFMQFCRLCGDEPYFAANVGAGSPTEFQNWVEYCNGPAGSTSLADERVANGDPEPFKIAYWGVGNESWGCGGKFTPEDYCEEYRRFTEWVPGYGVKLYLTAAGPNSNDLDWTRRFFAKWVDGARAPLQAFAAHYYCGTTGHALKFSGDQWYEMLHKANYMETLIREQWAAMGEFDRERKVKLIVDEWGCWHPEGTGNPKHLFEQMGCLRDALVAALTLDVFNRHADKVDMANVAQLINNIHSLFLADGDKFVCTPNFHVFEMYRPHHGATCVRLVAQSPDVAFKIGARDEKIFRVAGSASKADAKRLTITLVHSHATEPVETEIRLKGAEAASVRKTVLAHSELNAHNTFEKPDVVTPKTSETDLKGASLRVVLDPASVTRFDVVLA from the coding sequence ATGATCGATCGACGAGGATTCCTGGGCGCCGCAGGGGCGCTGGGCCTGGGCGCGGCGGGGCTCGCGGGCGCGTCGAGGGCGGCGGCGGCCGGCGCGACGGTGGACGTCCTCCTGGACGAGCCGATCGGGCGGATCCGGCCCGAGATCTACAGCCACTTCACCGAGCACATCGGCGGGGTGATCTACGACGGGATCTGGGTCGGCCCCGACTCCAAGGTCGAGAACGTGGGCGGGATCCGCAAGAAGCTGGTCGACCACATGCACCGGCTGGGCAAGGTCGTCATCCGCTGGCCCGGCGGCTGCTTCGCCGACTCGTACCACTGGCGCGACGGCATCGGCCCGGCCGAGAAGCGGCCCCGCCGCTTCGGCCGCTGGAAGGAGGTCACCGAGCCGAACTCGTTCGGCACCCGCGAGTTCATGCAGTTCTGCCGGCTCTGCGGCGACGAGCCCTACTTCGCGGCCAACGTCGGCGCCGGCTCGCCCACCGAGTTCCAGAACTGGGTCGAGTACTGCAACGGCCCCGCCGGCTCGACCTCGCTGGCCGACGAGCGCGTCGCCAACGGCGACCCCGAACCGTTCAAGATCGCCTACTGGGGCGTCGGCAACGAGAGCTGGGGCTGCGGCGGCAAGTTCACCCCCGAGGACTACTGCGAGGAGTATCGGCGGTTCACCGAGTGGGTCCCCGGGTACGGGGTGAAGCTCTACCTGACCGCCGCCGGCCCCAACAGCAACGACCTCGACTGGACGCGCCGCTTCTTCGCCAAGTGGGTCGACGGAGCCCGCGCCCCGCTCCAGGCCTTCGCCGCCCACTACTACTGCGGCACCACCGGCCACGCCCTGAAGTTCAGCGGCGACCAGTGGTATGAGATGCTCCACAAGGCGAACTACATGGAGACCCTGATCCGCGAGCAGTGGGCGGCGATGGGCGAGTTCGACCGCGAGCGCAAGGTCAAGCTGATCGTCGACGAGTGGGGCTGCTGGCACCCCGAGGGGACCGGCAATCCCAAACACCTGTTCGAGCAGATGGGCTGCCTGCGCGACGCCCTCGTCGCCGCGCTGACGCTCGACGTCTTCAACCGCCACGCCGACAAGGTCGACATGGCGAACGTGGCCCAGCTCATCAACAACATCCACTCGCTGTTCCTCGCCGACGGCGACAAGTTCGTCTGCACGCCGAACTTCCACGTCTTCGAGATGTACCGCCCGCACCACGGCGCGACGTGCGTCCGCCTGGTCGCCCAATCGCCCGACGTCGCGTTCAAGATCGGCGCGCGCGACGAGAAGATCTTCCGCGTCGCCGGCTCGGCCTCGAAGGCCGACGCCAAACGGCTCACGATCACCCTGGTCCACTCGCACGCGACCGAGCCCGTCGAGACCGAGATCCGCCTCAAGGGGGCCGAGGCCGCCTCGGTCCGCAAGACCGTTTTGGCTCACTCCGAGCTGAACGCCCACAACACCTTCGAGAAGCCCGACGTCGTGACCCCCAAGACCTCCGAGACCGACCTCAAGGGGGCCTCGCTCCGCGTCGTCCTCGACCCGGCGTCGGTGACCCGGTTCGACGTCGTCCTGGCCTGA
- a CDS encoding VOC family protein: MAIERAEAYTAIGSEDFERSIAFYSGLFGREPDERLGDVYGAFRMPGLHLGIFRPRRGGGGDFRNPTDRRGGLSLVLAVPSVERAAAEVGRLGGSASPAFETSHGREAYAYDPDGNRLILVERGGPTDPPA, encoded by the coding sequence ATGGCGATCGAGCGGGCCGAGGCGTACACGGCGATCGGGTCCGAGGACTTCGAGCGGTCGATCGCCTTCTATTCCGGCCTCTTCGGCCGCGAGCCCGACGAGCGGCTCGGCGACGTCTACGGGGCGTTCCGGATGCCGGGGCTGCACCTGGGGATCTTCCGTCCCAGGCGGGGCGGGGGGGGCGACTTCCGGAATCCGACCGATCGGCGGGGCGGCCTGAGCCTCGTGCTCGCCGTGCCGAGCGTCGAACGCGCGGCGGCCGAGGTGGGGCGGCTGGGCGGCTCCGCGAGCCCGGCGTTCGAGACGTCGCACGGCCGCGAGGCGTACGCCTACGACCCGGACGGCAACCGCCTCATCCTGGTCGAGCGCGGCGGCCCGACGGATCCGCCGGCCTGA
- a CDS encoding DUF1559 family PulG-like putative transporter — MSHEKRRAFTLIELLVVIAIIAVLIALLLPAVQSAREAARRSQCVNNLKQLGLAVENYEGSNGALPPTGLSPWPGSDVLDAHFSMKLRILPFMEQQALFNACNIVLSSYVDTGRTENWTVGHTRVAGLVCPSDQNDGWDDQVAASYANNLGRNRYYNDWASDGPSWWLGSDGGLNKIVTLAKIVDGTSTTAIFSEVLKGTGRGIGSGSRDGRHMLYQAPNLGIRDFAGDVDANFKLFQACRNQGTVRAWDYKGERWIQGDAARGGGYHHIATPNQKSCALDGNWGPNRNADSIIAPSSNHNGGVNMLFLDGSVKFIKDSINYQTWAALGTREGGEVISGDSL; from the coding sequence ATGTCCCACGAAAAACGCCGTGCGTTCACCCTGATCGAGCTGCTGGTGGTGATCGCGATCATCGCGGTCCTGATCGCCCTGCTGCTGCCGGCGGTCCAGTCGGCCCGCGAGGCCGCCCGCCGCTCGCAGTGCGTCAACAACCTGAAGCAACTCGGCCTGGCCGTCGAGAATTACGAGGGCTCCAACGGGGCGCTCCCGCCGACGGGCCTCAGCCCCTGGCCCGGCTCGGACGTCCTGGACGCGCACTTCTCGATGAAGCTCCGGATCCTGCCGTTCATGGAGCAGCAGGCGCTCTTCAACGCCTGCAACATCGTCCTCTCGTCCTACGTCGACACCGGCCGCACCGAGAACTGGACGGTCGGCCACACGCGGGTCGCGGGCCTCGTCTGCCCCTCGGACCAGAACGACGGCTGGGACGACCAGGTCGCGGCCAGCTATGCGAACAACCTGGGGCGCAACCGCTATTACAACGACTGGGCGTCGGACGGCCCCTCGTGGTGGCTGGGCAGCGACGGCGGCCTGAACAAGATCGTCACGCTGGCCAAGATCGTCGACGGCACGAGCACCACGGCCATCTTCAGCGAGGTCCTCAAGGGGACCGGCAGGGGCATCGGCTCGGGCAGCAGGGACGGCCGCCACATGCTGTACCAGGCGCCGAACCTGGGCATCCGCGACTTCGCCGGCGACGTCGACGCCAATTTCAAGCTCTTCCAGGCCTGCCGCAACCAGGGCACCGTGCGCGCCTGGGACTACAAGGGCGAGCGCTGGATCCAGGGCGACGCCGCCCGGGGCGGCGGCTATCACCACATCGCCACCCCGAATCAGAAGTCGTGCGCCCTGGACGGCAACTGGGGGCCCAACCGCAACGCCGACTCGATCATCGCCCCGTCGTCCAACCACAACGGCGGCGTGAACATGCTGTTCCTCGACGGGTCCGTCAAGTTCATCAAGGACTCGATCAACTACCAGACCTGGGCCGCGCTCGGCACCCGCGAGGGGGGCGAGGTCATCAGCGGCGACAGCCTCTGA
- a CDS encoding MBG domain-containing protein: MTADSTSKTYGDGMDFNGDEFATSSLVEGDSVDWVHLTSDGAAPTSPVAGSPYDIVADDAFGSGLVNYDITYVDGKLTVKQAELMITAGSTTKIYGQTVNFTGTEFSTDGLFQGDGVSSVTLASDGAAATAQVGGSPYAIAASNAQGNGLGNYHISYTDGSLAVDQKLLTITAESTSKAYGQAVIFAGTEFSTDGLVNGDSAGLVSLASDGAGATAQVDGSPYDIVASAATGARMANYDIMYVDGQLTIGQATLTITADDASKTYGTWVNFAENGFTSTGLINGDTVDRVHMISDGQPEYAQVSGSPYHIEVVDLAGSGLRNYIISYVDGLLTVNKADLTIKANDASKIYGQEANFDESGFSTDGLVNGDDVFSVALNSAGAAATAKVVGSPYAIVASAADGFGLDNYNISYAGGELTVSKADLMITAASTTKTYGQTVTFAGTEFATSSLVEGDSVSGVTLVSDGAAATAQVGNSPYAIGASAAVGSGLENYNISFTTGSLNINKAVLNVRANDASKTYGDAVIFAGTEFTASGLVNSDHVTRVALSSIGAAASVHVGTKPYVIVADAAEGAGLDNYDIRYGGGELIVNKARLIITANNTTMILGGPVPTLSAYYTGFVNGDNRSNLGSLNTLTLTPGNTSVVGNTAITTNGGVTSSDYTIVYDPGTLTVTPFKPIVIGLPPSKKK, from the coding sequence ATCACGGCCGACAGCACGAGCAAGACCTACGGCGACGGGATGGACTTCAACGGGGATGAGTTCGCGACAAGCAGCCTGGTCGAAGGCGACAGTGTGGATTGGGTGCACCTGACCAGCGACGGCGCGGCGCCGACGTCCCCGGTCGCCGGCTCGCCCTACGACATCGTGGCCGACGATGCGTTCGGCTCCGGACTGGTCAACTACGACATCACGTACGTCGACGGCAAGCTGACCGTGAAGCAGGCCGAGCTGATGATCACGGCCGGCAGCACGACCAAGATCTACGGCCAGACGGTGAACTTCACCGGGACCGAGTTCTCGACCGACGGCCTGTTTCAAGGCGATGGCGTGAGCAGTGTGACGCTCGCCAGCGACGGTGCGGCGGCGACGGCCCAGGTCGGCGGCTCGCCCTACGCCATCGCGGCCAGCAATGCGCAGGGGAACGGCCTGGGCAACTACCACATCTCCTACACCGACGGCTCGCTGGCCGTGGACCAGAAGCTGCTCACCATCACGGCCGAAAGCACCAGCAAGGCCTACGGCCAGGCGGTGATCTTCGCCGGGACCGAGTTCTCGACCGACGGACTGGTCAACGGCGACTCCGCGGGGCTGGTGAGTCTGGCCAGCGACGGCGCGGGCGCGACGGCGCAGGTCGACGGCTCGCCCTACGACATCGTGGCCTCCGCCGCGACAGGCGCCAGGATGGCCAACTACGACATCATGTACGTCGACGGCCAACTCACCATCGGCCAGGCCACGCTGACCATCACGGCCGACGACGCGAGCAAGACCTACGGAACCTGGGTGAACTTCGCCGAGAACGGGTTCACGTCCACAGGCCTGATCAACGGCGACACCGTGGACCGCGTGCACATGATCAGCGACGGCCAGCCGGAGTACGCGCAGGTCTCCGGCTCGCCCTACCACATCGAGGTCGTCGACTTGGCGGGGTCCGGCCTGAGGAACTACATTATCTCCTACGTCGATGGCCTGCTGACCGTGAACAAGGCCGACCTGACGATCAAGGCCAACGACGCGAGCAAGATCTACGGCCAGGAGGCGAACTTCGACGAGTCCGGGTTCTCGACCGACGGACTGGTCAACGGCGACGATGTGTTCAGCGTGGCCTTGAACAGCGCCGGTGCGGCGGCGACGGCCAAGGTCGTCGGCTCGCCTTACGCCATCGTGGCCAGCGCCGCGGATGGGTTCGGGCTGGACAACTACAACATCTCCTACGCCGGCGGCGAGCTGACCGTGTCCAAGGCCGATCTGATGATCACGGCCGCCAGCACGACCAAGACCTACGGCCAGACCGTGACCTTCGCCGGGACCGAGTTCGCGACCAGCAGCCTGGTTGAAGGCGACAGCGTGAGCGGCGTGACGCTCGTCAGCGACGGTGCGGCGGCGACGGCCCAGGTCGGCAACTCGCCCTACGCCATCGGGGCCAGCGCCGCGGTGGGAAGCGGCCTGGAAAACTACAACATCTCCTTCACCACCGGCTCGCTGAACATCAACAAGGCTGTGCTGAACGTCAGGGCCAACGACGCGAGCAAGACCTACGGCGACGCGGTGATCTTCGCCGGGACCGAGTTCACGGCCAGCGGCCTGGTGAACAGCGACCACGTGACCCGCGTGGCCTTGTCTAGCATCGGTGCCGCGGCGAGCGTCCACGTCGGCACCAAGCCTTACGTCATCGTGGCCGACGCTGCGGAAGGCGCCGGCCTGGACAACTACGACATCAGGTACGGCGGCGGCGAGCTGATCGTCAACAAGGCCAGGCTGATCATCACGGCCAACAACACGACCATGATCCTCGGGGGGCCGGTCCCGACCCTGTCGGCCTACTACACCGGCTTCGTGAACGGTGATAATAGGTCGAACCTTGGCAGTCTGAACACGCTCACCTTGACCCCCGGCAACACGTCGGTCGTGGGCAACACCGCCATCACGACGAACGGCGGCGTAACGTCGTCCGATTACACGATCGTCTACGACCCCGGCACGCTGACCGTCACCCCCTTCAAGCCGATCGTCATCGGCCTCCCGCCGTCGAAGAAGAAGTGA
- a CDS encoding carbohydrate kinase family protein: protein MFKVLAVGEVLWDLLPGGKQLGGAPANFAYHCRSLGADARIVSRVGDDDLGREVLERFRGLGLPTDTVEVDPEAPTGTVSVEVDATGQPRYTIHEGVAWDRIEAGPTATARAAEAHAVCFGSLAQRASKSRDAIARIVAAARPDALRIFDVNLRPPFVDRDVVARSLEMASVFKLNDQELVVLADMFGVAGPAEAVVESLADRFGLACVAVTRGIAGSLLFAEGRWSDHPGLEVEVVDTIGAGDAFTATLTMGLLAGRPLDEINRRANAVAAFVCTRPGGTPALPASLLSGF, encoded by the coding sequence ATGTTCAAGGTCCTGGCCGTCGGCGAGGTGCTCTGGGATCTGCTGCCCGGCGGCAAGCAGCTCGGCGGCGCGCCCGCCAACTTCGCCTACCACTGCCGGTCGCTCGGGGCCGATGCGCGGATCGTCTCGCGGGTCGGCGACGACGACCTGGGGCGCGAGGTGCTGGAGCGGTTCCGGGGACTGGGCCTGCCGACGGACACCGTCGAGGTCGACCCCGAGGCCCCGACCGGCACCGTCTCGGTCGAGGTCGACGCGACGGGCCAGCCGCGCTACACGATCCACGAGGGCGTGGCCTGGGACCGCATCGAGGCCGGCCCGACGGCGACGGCGCGCGCGGCCGAGGCCCACGCCGTCTGCTTCGGCAGCCTCGCCCAGCGGGCCTCGAAATCGCGCGACGCGATCGCGCGGATCGTCGCCGCGGCGCGTCCCGACGCATTGCGGATCTTCGACGTCAACCTGCGGCCGCCGTTCGTCGACCGCGATGTGGTCGCGCGGTCGCTGGAGATGGCGAGCGTGTTCAAGCTCAACGACCAGGAGCTGGTCGTGCTGGCCGACATGTTCGGCGTCGCCGGACCCGCCGAGGCCGTCGTCGAGTCGCTCGCGGATCGGTTCGGCCTGGCCTGCGTCGCCGTTACGCGGGGGATCGCCGGCAGCCTGCTGTTCGCCGAGGGCCGCTGGTCCGACCACCCGGGGCTGGAGGTCGAGGTCGTCGACACGATCGGGGCCGGCGACGCGTTCACGGCGACGCTGACGATGGGCCTGCTTGCGGGCCGGCCGCTCGACGAGATCAACCGGCGGGCCAACGCCGTGGCCGCCTTCGTATGCACCCGGCCGGGGGGGACGCCCGCGCTCCCCGCGTCGCTCCTCAGCGGGTTCTGA
- a CDS encoding glycoside hydrolase family 27 protein: protein MQDRTRRSAAAVALAAFLGVLAPADARSQEPGRSNLWTPPATLAPRLNGPAVYGVRPGREVIHRIACTGERPIAFAVEGLTEGLTFDAAAGVIRGKAPSREGRHPLKITARNRHGEASRSLALAVGPTIALTPPMGFNDWYTWADRITQKDMLAAAKAMIDSGLADHGYEYVNVDDCWMVKPGSADPDLRGDSADPAAAIRPNRRFPDMKGLADSVHALGLKAGLYSSPGPLTCAGFAGSFGHEAADAAEFAAWGFDFLKYDWCSCEQVAVGPGLEKHQKPYRLMGELLAKQDRDIVLNLCQYGVADVWTWGASVGGQSWRTTGDLGLEPGSRLPGFYAIGLSNAKHAEHAGPGRWNDPDYILIGIVGDAGDFTRPPRKAPLTVEEQYSYMSLWCLMAAPLFYSGDVTRMDEQTLNVLGNDELIAIDQDELGRQARVVRRTDDELVLAKPLADGGLAVGLFNLSESERTVAASWPELGVDGARTIRDCWRRRDLGSSDARCESKLARHSVAVVRVPRGG, encoded by the coding sequence GTGCAAGACCGTACGAGACGAAGCGCGGCCGCGGTCGCGCTGGCGGCGTTCCTGGGCGTCCTGGCCCCGGCCGACGCACGCTCGCAGGAACCCGGCCGTTCCAACCTCTGGACCCCGCCCGCGACCCTCGCCCCCCGCCTGAACGGGCCGGCCGTGTACGGTGTCCGCCCCGGCCGCGAGGTCATCCACCGCATCGCCTGCACGGGCGAGCGGCCGATCGCCTTCGCCGTCGAGGGCCTCACCGAAGGCTTGACGTTCGACGCCGCCGCGGGCGTCATCCGCGGCAAGGCCCCGTCGCGCGAGGGCCGCCACCCCCTGAAGATCACGGCGCGGAACCGACACGGCGAGGCGTCGCGGTCGCTCGCGCTGGCCGTCGGGCCCACGATCGCGCTGACGCCGCCGATGGGCTTCAACGACTGGTACACGTGGGCCGACCGGATCACCCAGAAGGACATGCTCGCCGCGGCGAAGGCCATGATCGACAGCGGCCTGGCCGACCACGGCTACGAGTACGTGAACGTCGACGACTGCTGGATGGTCAAGCCCGGCTCGGCCGACCCCGACCTTCGCGGCGACTCCGCCGACCCCGCCGCGGCCATTCGCCCCAACCGGCGCTTCCCCGACATGAAGGGGTTGGCCGACTCGGTGCACGCGCTCGGCCTCAAGGCGGGGCTCTATTCCTCGCCCGGCCCGCTGACCTGCGCGGGGTTCGCCGGCTCGTTCGGCCACGAGGCGGCCGACGCCGCGGAGTTCGCCGCCTGGGGCTTCGACTTCCTCAAGTACGACTGGTGCTCCTGCGAGCAGGTGGCCGTCGGCCCGGGGCTGGAGAAACACCAGAAGCCGTATCGCCTGATGGGCGAGCTCTTGGCGAAGCAGGACCGCGACATCGTCCTGAACCTCTGCCAGTACGGCGTGGCCGACGTCTGGACCTGGGGCGCCTCGGTCGGCGGCCAGTCGTGGCGCACCACCGGCGACCTCGGGCTCGAGCCGGGCTCGCGGCTGCCCGGCTTCTACGCGATCGGGCTGTCCAACGCGAAGCACGCCGAGCACGCCGGCCCCGGGCGCTGGAACGACCCGGACTACATCCTGATCGGGATCGTCGGCGACGCCGGCGACTTCACGCGTCCTCCCCGCAAGGCGCCGCTGACGGTCGAGGAGCAGTACAGCTACATGTCGCTCTGGTGCCTGATGGCGGCCCCCTTGTTCTACTCGGGCGACGTCACGCGGATGGACGAGCAGACCCTGAACGTCCTGGGCAACGACGAGCTGATCGCCATCGATCAGGACGAACTGGGCCGCCAGGCGCGGGTCGTCCGGCGCACCGACGACGAGCTGGTGCTGGCGAAGCCGCTCGCCGACGGCGGCCTCGCGGTCGGCCTGTTCAACCTGTCCGAATCCGAGCGGACCGTCGCCGCATCGTGGCCCGAGCTGGGCGTCGACGGCGCGCGGACGATTCGCGACTGCTGGCGGCGGCGCGACCTCGGCTCGTCCGACGCTCGCTGCGAATCGAAGCTCGCCCGCCACTCCGTCGCCGTCGTCCGCGTCCCGCGCGGCGGGTGA